The Lysobacter enzymogenes DNA segment CGGCGCTGCCGGCCGGCGGTCTGGCCCCGGGCCAGAGCCTGACCTGCACGGCGAACTACACCGTGACCCAGGCCGACCTCGACGCCGGCAAGGTGGTCAACATCGCCAGCGCCACCGACGGCACCACGACCTCGGCCACCGATACGGTCGAGATCACCGCGACCCGCAATCCGGCGCTGAGCATCGACAAGTCGTCGACGGCGACCACCTACTCGGCGGTCGGCAACGTGCTGCCGTACAGCTACCGCGTGACCAACAGCGGCAACGTGACGATCACCGCGCCCATCTCGGTGAGCGACGACAAGACGACGGTGACCTGTCCGGCGCTGCCGGCCGGCGGCCTGGCCCCGGGCCAGACGCTGACCTGCACGGCGAATTACACCGTGACCCAGGCCGACCTCGATGCGGGCAAGGTCGTCAACATCGCCAGCGCGACCGATGGCACCACGACCTCGGCGACCGATACGGTCGAAATCACCGCGACCCGCAACCCGGGGCTGGGCATCGACAAGAGCACCACTTCGACCGGCTATGCGGTGGTGGGCGATAGCCTCAACTACACGTATCGGGTCACCAATACCGGCAACGTGACGCTTACCGCGGCCATCTCGGTGAGCGACGACAAGACTCCGGTGACGTGTCCGGCGTTGCCGGCCGGCGGCCTGGCCCCGGGCCAGACGCTGACCTGCACGGCCAGCTACACGGTCACCCAGGCGGATATCGACGCGGGTAGCGTCACCAACATCGCCAGCGCGACCGACGGCACCACGACCTCGGCGACCGACACGGTGGTCGTCGGTGCCACCCAGAATCCTGGCCTGGGCATCGCCAAGTCTTCTACTGCTACCAATTACGCAGCGGTGGGCGATGTGCTGCCGTACCGCTACATCGTCACCAACACCGGCAACGTGACCCTGACCACGGTCATCACCGTGGACGACGACAAGACCCCGGTGACGTGTCCGGCGCTGCCGGCCGGCGGCCTGGCTCCGGGCCAGGCGCTGACCTGCACGGCGAACTACACCGTGACCCAGGCCGACATCGACAATAGCCTGGTCACCAACATTGCCAGCGCCAAGTCCGGCGCGGTGCAATCGTTGACGGACAGCGTCACCATCAATGCGACTCAGAATCGCGCGATGACGATCGACAAGTCGTCGACGGCGACCACCTACGCGGCGGTCGGCGACGTGTTGCCGTACAGCTACCGCGTGACCAACAGCGGCAATGTGACCATCACCGCCCCGGTTTCGGTCAACGACGACAAGACCCCGGTGACCTGTCCGGCGCTGCCGGCCGGCGGCCTGGCCCCGGGCCAGACGCTGACCTGCACGGCGAACTACACCGTGACCCAGGCCGACCTCGACGCCGGCAAGGTCGTCAACATCGCCAGCGCGACCGACGGCACCACGACCTCGGCGACCGATACGGTCGAAATCACCGCGACCCGCAACCCGGCGATGACCATCGACAAGTCGTCGACGGCGACCACTTACGTGGCGGTCGGCGACGTGTTGCCGTACAGCTACCGGGTCACCAACAGCGGCAACGTGACCATCACTTCGCCCATCTCGGTGAGCGATGACAAGACGACGGTGACGTGTCCGGCGCTGCCGGCCGGCGGCCTGGCCCCGGGCCAGACGCTGACCTGCACGGCGAACTACACCGTGACCCAGGCCGACCTCGATGCCGGCAAGGTCGTCAACATCGCCAGCGCGACCGACGGCACCACGACCTCGGCGACCGATACGGTCGAGATCATCGCGACCCGCAATCCGGCGATGAGCATCGACAAGTCGTCGACGGCGACCACCTACGCGACGGTCGGCGACGTGCTGCCGTACAGCTACCGCGTCACCAACAGCGGCAACGTGACGCTGACGGCGGCCATCTCGGTCAGCGACGACAAGACGACGGTGACCTGTCCGGCGCTGCCGGCCGGTGGCCTGGCCCCGGGCCAGAGCCTGACCTGCACGGCGAACTACACCGTGACCCAGGCCGACCTCGACGCCGGCAAGGTCGTCAACATCGCCAGCGCGACCGACGGCACCACGACCTCGGCCACCGATACGGTCGAAATCACCGCGACCCGCAACCCGGCGATGAGCATCGACAAATCGTCGACGGCGACCACCTATTCGGCGGTCGGCGACGTGCTGCCTTACAGCTACCGGATCACCAACAGCGGCAATGTGACCATCACCGCCCCGGTTTCGGTCAACGACGACAAGACCCCGGTGACCTGTCCGGCGCTGCCGGCCGGCGGCCTGGCCCCGGGCCAGACGCTGACCTGCACGGCGAACTACACCGTGACCCAGGCCGACCTCGACGCCGGCAAGGTCGTCAACATCGCCAGCGCGACCGATGGCACCACGACCTCGGCGACCGATACGGTCGAGATCATCGCGACCCGTAATCCGGCGATGACCATCGACAAGTCGTCGACGGCGACCACCTATTCGGCGGTTGGCGACGTGCTGCCTTACAGCTACCGCGTGACCAACAGCGGCAACGTGACGATCACCGCGCCCATCTCGGTGAGCGACGACAAGACGACGGTGACGTGTCCGGCGCTGCCGGCCGGCGGTCTGGCCCCGGGCCAGAGCCTGACCTGCACGGCGAACTACACCGTGACCCAGGCCGACATCGATGCCGGCAAGGTCGTCAATATCGCCAGCGCGACCGATGGCACCACGACCTCGGCGACCGATACGGTCGAAATCACCGCGACCCGCAATCCGGCGATGAGCATCGACAAGTCGTCGACGGCGACCACCTACGCGGCGGTCGGCGACGTGCTGCCGTACAGCTACCGCGTTACCAACAGCGGCAACGTGACGCTGACGGCGGCCATCTCGGTCAGCGACGACAAGACGACGGTGACCTGTCCGGCGCTGCCGGCCGGTGGCCTGGCCCCGGGCCAGAGCCTGACCTGCACGGCGAACTACACCGTGACCCAGGCCGACCTCGATGCCGGCAAGGTCGTCAACATCGCCAGCGCGACCGACGGCACCACGACCTCGGCCACCGATACGGTCGAAATCACCGCGACCCGCAACCCGGCGATGAGCATCGACAAATCGTCGACGGCGACCACCTATTCGGCGGTCGGCGACGTGCTGCCTTACAGCTACCGCGTGACCAACAGCGGCAATGTGACCATCACCGCCCCGGTTTCGGTCAACGACGACAAGACCCCGGTGACCTGTCCGGCGTTGCCGGCCGGTGGCCTGGCTCCGGGCCAGACGCTGACCTGCACGGCGAACTACACCGTGACCCAGGCCGACCTCGACGCCGGCAAGGTCGTCAACATCGCCAGCGCGACCGACGGCACCACGACCTCGGCCACCGATACGGTCGAGATCATCGCGACCCGCAACCCGGCGATGACCATCGACAAGTCGTCGACGGCGACCACCTACGCGGCGGTCGGCGACGTGCTGCCGTACAGCTACCGCGTGACCAACAGCGGCAACGTGACGATCACCGCACCGGTTTCGGTCAACGACGACAAGACCCCGGTGACCTGTCCGGCGCTGCCGGCCGGCGGCCTGGCCCCGGGCCAGACGCTGACCTGCACGGCGAACTACACCGTGACCCAGGCCGACCTCGATGCCGGCAAGGTCGTCAACATCGCCAGCGCGACCGACGGCACCACGACCTCGGCGACCGATACGGTCGAGATCACCGCGACCCGCAATCCGGCCATGACCCTGGCCAAGCGCGCGCTGCCGGCCTACGCCGACAACGACAACAGCGGCAGCATCACCATCGGCGACGTGCTGACCTACGAGCTGACCGCCACCAACACCGGCAACGTCACTCTCAACAACGTGGTGATCACCGACAGCAAGACCACGCCGTCGAGCTGGAACTGCCCGGCGATGGCGCCGACCGGCGCGAGCGCGGTGTGCACGGTCACCGGTACCTACACGGTCACCCCGGCCGACGCGGTCAACACGAGCATCGTCAACAACGCCGGCGTGACCTCGACCGAGATCACCACGCCGGTGACGGCGACCAGCACCACCCAGGTGCAGCGTCGCCAGATCGTCGCCACCCCCGACGCCGGCACCGTGTCCAACGGCGCCGCCGGCGGCGTGGCCGTGCCGAACGTGCTCGGCAACGACACCCTCAACGGCCAGCCCGCCACGACCACGACGGTGATCCTGACCCAGGTCTCCACCTCCGACCCGAAGGTGACCCTGGATCCGGCCACCGGCGCGGTGAACGTCGCCCCGGGCACGCCGAAGGGCAGCTACAACATCGAGTACCGCATCTGCGAAACCGCGGATCCGGGCAACTGCACCACCGCCACCGTCGTGGTCACCGTCGACGCCGCTCCCATCGACGCGGTCGACGACATCGTCGCCACGCCGGTCAACGGCGCCACCGGCGGCACCAACGTGGTCAACGTGCTCGGCAACGACACCCTCGGCGGCAGCGCGGTCAATCCGGCCGACGTCACCGTCAAGCCGAACAGCAACGGTCCGCTGACGGTCAAGGCCGACGGCAGCGTGGACGTCGCGCCGAACACCCCGGCCGGCAGCTACACCGTCACCTACCAGCTGTGCGAAGTGCTGAACCCGAGCAACTGCGACACCGCCACGGTCACCATCGCCGTGTCGGCGCCGGCGATCACCGCCACCGACGACCCGGCCGGCGGCACCGGCGTGACCCCGCAGAACACGCCGGTGAGCACCAACGTGATCGCCAACGACACGCTCAACGGCGCGCCGATCGATCCGAACCTGGTGATCATCACCGTCAGCACCGATCCGGCCAACGGCACCACCGTGGTCAACAGCGACGGCACCATCACCTACACGCCGCGCAGCAACTTCGCCGGCGACGACAGCTACACCTACACGATCTGCGAGAAGCTCAACCCGACCAACTGCGCGACCGCGAAGGTCAGCGTGACGGTGCAGCCGAACAAGGTCACGGCCAATCCGGACACCGCCCAGACCAACCAGCAGACCCCGGTGACCGTCAACGTGATCGGCAACGACACGGTGACCGGCGCGCCGCTGGATCCGGCTTCGCTGACCATCGTCGGCGAACCGGCCAACGGCACCGTGACCTGCGCGGCCGGTGCGTGCACCTACACGCCCAAGCAGTTCTTCGCCGGCACCGACACGTTCACCTACCGCGTCTGCGACACCTCCTCGCCGACGCCGGTGTGCGCGACCGCGTCGGTCACCATCACGGTGATCGCCAACGCGCCGGTGCTGCGCCTGGTCAAGACCTCGGCGGTGCGCGAGGTCAAGATCGGCGACCTGGTCCGCTACAGCGTGCTGGTCGAGAACGTCGGCGACTCGCCGGCGGTCAACGCCACCCTGGTCGACATTCCGCCGGCCGGCTTCACCTTCGTCGACAACTCGCTGAGCGTGGACGACGACAACAAGAACGGCGTGGTGATGAGCGCCAACCCGCTGCGCATCGGCGGCATCGACGTGGCGATCGGCGGCAAGGCCACCGTGAGCTACTTCCTGCGCGTCGGCGCCGGCGTGGGCAAGGGCACGCACAAGAACCAGGTCGCCGGTTACGACGACAAGGGCACCAAGATCTCCAACGACGCCACCGCCGAAGTCACCATGGCCGGCGACCCGCTGCTGGAAGACAGCCTGCTGGTCGGCACCGTGTTCGACGACCGAGACGGCGACGGCTGGCAGGATCCGGCCAAGGCCAGCGGCGTGCGCGTGCAGGGCGGCTTCGCCCCGAACGCCTACGTCGCCGGTTCGACCACCGTCGATCGCGGCGAAGGCCCGGTCGCCGAGCCCGACGCCAGCGCGCCGATGCTGCACGGCATCGCCCTGGGCCGGATCGACGGCCGCGGTTCGGCCGCCGCGCCGGCGCGCGAAGTGGTGGTGCGCCAGACCTTGAACGAACTGGCCTTCACCGACGACTTCGTGCTGACCACCGACGAAGGCACCACCGTGCGCATGGGCGCCGACGGCCGCACCACGGTCGAACGCACCCGCGGCGACGCGGCCAAGGGGCTGAGCGGGCAGGACCTGCAGGTGACCCGCCAGGTCGCCCAGGCCGCGACCGGTTACGTCGTCTCCTACACGATCCGCAACAACGGGATCGAGGAGCGCGGCATCCCGGGCGTGCGCATCGCCTCGGTCGAGGGCTTGATCATGGAGACCGACGCCTACGGCCGCTTCCACCTGGAAGGCATCGAAGGCGGCAACTCCGCGCGCGGCCGCAACTTCATCCTCAAGGTCGATCAGGCCACGTTGCCGCCGGGCTCGGCGTTCACCACCGAGAACCCGCGCGTGCGCCGCATCACCCAGGGCATCCCGACCCGCTTCGACTTCGGCGTCAAGCTGCCGCCGGGCGAAGTCTCCGGCGCGAAGTCCGAGACCGACGTCGAGCTGGGCGAGGTGATGTTCGAGTCCGGCAGCGCCAAGGTGAAGGAGAGCTACGCGCCGATGTTCGCGCAGATCGCCGGACGCCTGCGCGACGCCGGCGGCGGCAGCGTCACCGTCAGCGCGCAGGCGCAGGAGGAGGCGCTCGCCTTCGCCCGCGCCCGCGCGGTGCAGGCCGCGCTGCTCAAGCAGCTGGAGGGCGATCCGGCGCTGGCGAGCAAGGTGTCGGTGGATGTGGTCGCCGGTACCGACGCCACGTTGGTCAGCCTGGACCCGGCGATCCGCCTGGGCGAGGTCCTGTTCGACACCGACCAGGCCACGATCAAGCCGCAATACCGCGCGCTCATCGGCGAAATCGCCAAGGCGCTCAACCAGCAGGGCAGCGGCGCGATCGGCATCGTCGGCCGCGCCGACAAACGCGGCGCCGCCGCCTACAACGTCCAACTGGGACTGCGTCGAGCCAAGGCCGTGTTCGAAGCGATCTCGGCCGAACTCAAGCCCGAGGTAAGGCAGAAAGTGCGAGTGGACATTACAGACGACACCCAGGCGCCCGTCGGCGTGGGCAACCGCTGAGGACATGGCCATGAAGATCAAGATGAAGCTTCTGGACATGACTCTGATCGGCCTGCTGACCGGCGGCGTGTTCGCCGCCGGCGCCGCCGCCCCCGCGTACGCGCAGAAGTCCGGCCAGCCGAGCCTGCCGCTGAAGCAGGGCGACGGCGGCCGCGCCGGCGCCGTGCCGGTGGACCTGAGCTCGCTCGACAAGCCCGCGCCCGCGCGCGAGGCGGTGGCGGGCGCGGCGGAGGTCCCGGCGCAGTGCCAGGGCAACGAGTGCCGCAGCGACGAGGGCCTGCTGTTCCGCGTGCGCACCCGCGGCGAGGACAAGCCGGTCGCGCAAGGCGACGACCCCGCCGCGCTGCAGGCCAACCGCCGCGTCGACGTGGTGCGCGAGAACCTCACCGAAGGCACGGCCAAGATCGCCGGCAAGTTCCAGATCGACCTGCCCAACGGCGGCGTGATCTGGGCCACCGAAGATCCCACCCTCGGCCCGCCGGTGCTCAACGTGCAGTCCGGTTCGACCGCGCCGTTCGAGAACGGCCGCATCATCAAGCCGGTGCGCTTCCACGCCTACACCAACTACGCGTCCTTCATCGAGAAGCTGCAGGTCACTGTGTACCGCGGCAGCGACACCGACCTGGTGACGCCGCTGGCGACCATCGACGTGCCGGTGGAGAACGTGGCCGAGCAGGAATGGGACGGCGCCTTGCCGGCCGGCTTGAACCTGCTCGCCGGCGACGAGCTGATCTACATCGCCCGCGCCTACGGCAAGAGCGGAGTGTTCGACGAAATCCAGCCGCAGCGCATCC contains these protein-coding regions:
- a CDS encoding DUF7507 domain-containing protein is translated as MRMWFAAALALAGLPAFAQNFPTTLSNTATIAPPANVTNVDTACTSNGGVFEAGTGRCSATDNNTLAAVADLVLTKTNSANSVNAGGSTTYIIVLTNNGPSAANGTVVRDPAATGLSKTSVTCAFAGGAACPAVTVATFESGVTVTSLPAGGSLTFTVVANVTATSGSVTNAVTATLPPNTTDPTPPGTVTDTDTVTALADLALTKSVAPASPAIGSNVTFTISVNNNAGPSDAAGVLVNDLLPAGYTFVSSSASQGAYNSGTGAWTVGALARNANATLTIVARVKETGPYPNTAAVSAATSDPNTANNTATATPTPVATASWTLDKATTSTPTRAGDTVTYTFSVTNTGNVTINNVSVADPKLPSLSCTIASVAPGASASCTPSGNVYTVTQADVDAGSVVNTATASGTPTGGTLPNASDTNTVTIAPTRSMTIDKSSTATTYATVGQVIPYTYVVTNTSNVTITAALSVSDDKTTVTCPALPAGGLLPNQSLTCTANYTVTQADLNAGSITNIARATDGTTTSPTDTVKIDATQNRALTIDKSSTATTYSAVGNVLPYSYRVTNSGNVTITAPISVSDDKTTVTCPALPAGGLAPGQTLTCTANYTVTQADIDAGKVVNIASATDGTTTSATDTVEIIATRNPAMTIDKSSTATTYSAVGNVLPYSYRVTNSGNVTITAPISVSDDKTTVTCPALPAGGLAPGQSLTCTANYTVTQADIDAGKVVNIASATDGTTTSATDTVEITATRNPAMSIDKSSTATTYSAVGDVLPYSYRVTNSGNVTITAPVSVNDDKTPVTCPALPAGGLAPGQTLTCTANYTVTQADLDAGKVVNIASATDGTTTSATDTVEITATRNPAMTIDKSSTATTYSAVGNVLPYSYRVTNSGNVTITSPISVSDDKTTVTCPALPAGGLAPGQSLTCTANYTVTQADLDAGKVVNIASATDGTTTSATDTVEITATRNPAMTIDKSSTATTYSAVGNVLPYSYRVTNSGNVTITSPISVSDDKTTVTCPALPAGGLAPGQSLTCTANYTVTQADLDAGKVVNIASATDGTTTSATDTVEITATRNPALSIDKSSTATTYSAVGNVLPYSYRVTNSGNVTITAPISVSDDKTTVTCPALPAGGLAPGQTLTCTANYTVTQADLDAGKVVNIASATDGTTTSATDTVEITATRNPGLGIDKSTTSTGYAVVGDSLNYTYRVTNTGNVTLTAAISVSDDKTPVTCPALPAGGLAPGQTLTCTASYTVTQADIDAGSVTNIASATDGTTTSATDTVVVGATQNPGLGIAKSSTATNYAAVGDVLPYRYIVTNTGNVTLTTVITVDDDKTPVTCPALPAGGLAPGQALTCTANYTVTQADIDNSLVTNIASAKSGAVQSLTDSVTINATQNRAMTIDKSSTATTYAAVGDVLPYSYRVTNSGNVTITAPVSVNDDKTPVTCPALPAGGLAPGQTLTCTANYTVTQADLDAGKVVNIASATDGTTTSATDTVEITATRNPAMTIDKSSTATTYVAVGDVLPYSYRVTNSGNVTITSPISVSDDKTTVTCPALPAGGLAPGQTLTCTANYTVTQADLDAGKVVNIASATDGTTTSATDTVEIIATRNPAMSIDKSSTATTYATVGDVLPYSYRVTNSGNVTLTAAISVSDDKTTVTCPALPAGGLAPGQSLTCTANYTVTQADLDAGKVVNIASATDGTTTSATDTVEITATRNPAMSIDKSSTATTYSAVGDVLPYSYRITNSGNVTITAPVSVNDDKTPVTCPALPAGGLAPGQTLTCTANYTVTQADLDAGKVVNIASATDGTTTSATDTVEIIATRNPAMTIDKSSTATTYSAVGDVLPYSYRVTNSGNVTITAPISVSDDKTTVTCPALPAGGLAPGQSLTCTANYTVTQADIDAGKVVNIASATDGTTTSATDTVEITATRNPAMSIDKSSTATTYAAVGDVLPYSYRVTNSGNVTLTAAISVSDDKTTVTCPALPAGGLAPGQSLTCTANYTVTQADLDAGKVVNIASATDGTTTSATDTVEITATRNPAMSIDKSSTATTYSAVGDVLPYSYRVTNSGNVTITAPVSVNDDKTPVTCPALPAGGLAPGQTLTCTANYTVTQADLDAGKVVNIASATDGTTTSATDTVEIIATRNPAMTIDKSSTATTYAAVGDVLPYSYRVTNSGNVTITAPVSVNDDKTPVTCPALPAGGLAPGQTLTCTANYTVTQADLDAGKVVNIASATDGTTTSATDTVEITATRNPAMTLAKRALPAYADNDNSGSITIGDVLTYELTATNTGNVTLNNVVITDSKTTPSSWNCPAMAPTGASAVCTVTGTYTVTPADAVNTSIVNNAGVTSTEITTPVTATSTTQVQRRQIVATPDAGTVSNGAAGGVAVPNVLGNDTLNGQPATTTTVILTQVSTSDPKVTLDPATGAVNVAPGTPKGSYNIEYRICETADPGNCTTATVVVTVDAAPIDAVDDIVATPVNGATGGTNVVNVLGNDTLGGSAVNPADVTVKPNSNGPLTVKADGSVDVAPNTPAGSYTVTYQLCEVLNPSNCDTATVTIAVSAPAITATDDPAGGTGVTPQNTPVSTNVIANDTLNGAPIDPNLVIITVSTDPANGTTVVNSDGTITYTPRSNFAGDDSYTYTICEKLNPTNCATAKVSVTVQPNKVTANPDTAQTNQQTPVTVNVIGNDTVTGAPLDPASLTIVGEPANGTVTCAAGACTYTPKQFFAGTDTFTYRVCDTSSPTPVCATASVTITVIANAPVLRLVKTSAVREVKIGDLVRYSVLVENVGDSPAVNATLVDIPPAGFTFVDNSLSVDDDNKNGVVMSANPLRIGGIDVAIGGKATVSYFLRVGAGVGKGTHKNQVAGYDDKGTKISNDATAEVTMAGDPLLEDSLLVGTVFDDRDGDGWQDPAKASGVRVQGGFAPNAYVAGSTTVDRGEGPVAEPDASAPMLHGIALGRIDGRGSAAAPAREVVVRQTLNELAFTDDFVLTTDEGTTVRMGADGRTTVERTRGDAAKGLSGQDLQVTRQVAQAATGYVVSYTIRNNGIEERGIPGVRIASVEGLIMETDAYGRFHLEGIEGGNSARGRNFILKVDQATLPPGSAFTTENPRVRRITQGIPTRFDFGVKLPPGEVSGAKSETDVELGEVMFESGSAKVKESYAPMFAQIAGRLRDAGGGSVTVSAQAQEEALAFARARAVQAALLKQLEGDPALASKVSVDVVAGTDATLVSLDPAIRLGEVLFDTDQATIKPQYRALIGEIAKALNQQGSGAIGIVGRADKRGAAAYNVQLGLRRAKAVFEAISAELKPEVRQKVRVDITDDTQAPVGVGNR